The sequence AAAATGGAAAAACGGGCCAATAACGCAACAGACCGGACTCGCGGAAACCCTTGCCGCAAAACTCTCCCTCGAGCGGTTCCCGCTGCTTCCCAAAGTCCTTCTGGGGCAACTCGCCATCATCGGCAGCGCTCCCCGGAGCAACAGCCCGGGCTGCAGGCCTGCAGTCTTCAGCTACGCCGAAGCAGAAGACTGGCCCGTAACCGGCAGCGACGCCGCCATCGTTGAACGCTACCACGCCGTGCACAGCACTCCGTTCAACGACATCGGCATGACCATCAAAGCACTCATCAACAGACCACACAAAAGGAACGCAGGAGCAGCAGCATGACCATCACAGAAACGACAGGCAGCACCCACACCATCGTCACCATCTGCGGCACGCTCGACGCATCGACAGCACCCGATTTCCGCAACAGCCCGGCAATCGCCGACCCTTCGCGCACCGTCGTCATCGACCTCGAAAGAATGGACTTCCTCGACAGCAGCGGGCTGGGCGCCCTGGTGGGAGTCCTTCGCCGCAAACAGGAAGCAAACGCAACCATCCTGCTCTCCTGCATGAACCCGCCGGTCAGAAAAGTCTTCGATATAACCGGAACCTGCAAACTCTTCCATATCTTCGACGACACCGACGCGGCAAACGACTACGCAGCAACATACCACAGAGGCAGATGAACAGCAGCAACATAACCATCACCCTGCCCGGCGAACTACGCTTCATCAGGCTGGCGTCAAAAATTGCATCCGATACAGCAAGCCTGTTCACGGAAACCCGAAAAACCGAAGCCGAAAACTGGGAATTCGCCCACGCCTTCGAACTCGCCGTCAGCGAAGCCTTCACCAACGCCGTCGTCCATGCGAAAAAACAGGCTGCGGCACTACCGGTAACCATCACCTTCACGCTCGAAGAACGAAAGCTCACTCTCGCCATGCGTGACTCCAACGCCCCATTCAGCACCCGAACGCCCTCCCCGGACCCCGAAAACTACCCCGAAAACGGCTACGGGCTGCTGCTCATCCGCACCGTCATGGACTCGGTAACCCTAACCAGGGAAAACGACACCAACATCATCACCATGTCAAAAACGCTCTGAACCCATGGTCACCATCGTCATCGTCAGCTACAACACCAGGGAAATCCTGCAGAACTGCCTCGAAACCCTCTACAGGGGAAGCGGCAGCACCGACATGGAAGTATTCGTCGTCGACAACGACTCCCGCGACGACTCGGCCCGGATGGTCCACGAAACCTTCCCTCAGGTCCGCCTCATAGCCAACAGCTCAAACCTCGGCTTCGCAGCCGCCAACAACCAGGCCTTCGCGCTCGCCGGAGGCCGCTACATCATCCTGCTCAACCCCGACGCCTACGTCGGCCCCACATCCATCCAGAACGCCGTAACGTTTATGGACCAAAACCCCCGATGCGGGCTCTGCGGAGGAAAAATCATATCACCAGAAGGAAAGCTGGAACCCTCCGCCCGGCGCTTTCCCTCCCCGCTCTCCAAACTCCTCACCCTCTCGGGCCTCAGTGGACGGTTCCCCGGCTCCCCCATACTCAACAGGCACGAATTCGGTGGATTCGCGCACGACCGTCCCCTCGAAGTCGACTGGGTACCCGGCACCTTCACCATCATCCGAAAAAAAATGCTCGAAGAGATCGGAGAATTCGACGAACGCTTCTTCATCTACTACGAAGAAACCGATCTCTGCCTCCGCGCGAAAAAAGCCGGATGGAAAATATACTTCATCCCCGACGCCGAAGTCATGCACATCGGCGGAGCCTGCAGCAAAACGAGAAAAGACAAAACCTTCGACACAGGAGCCTCGCAGGTACTCTCCTTCAGGATGCGCAGCGAATGGCTCTACTACCGCAAAAATTACGGAATCATAGCCCTTGCCGGCAGTTCAGGTGCGGAAATAGGCTGGTACGCCCTGCGCTATCTGAAAAACCTGCTGATCCTTTCGCCCGAAGCACCCCGGAAAAGAGCCGCAGCGGCATCGACCATCAGCCAGATACTACGCTCCCTCAAAGAAACGAAACTCGGCACACTCTCGCCGCAAACACCCTGGTAACGCCATGAATCACTTTGCCGACATACGCCACGACCTCGAAACATACGATGGACAATGGGGCTGCCAGGGCTTCTGGGTCATGATCGTCTACCGCTTCGGGAGATGGCGCTACACCATCAAAAGCCCCATCCTGCGCAAACCCTTCTCGCTCATCTACAAGCTGCTCTACAAAACCGTGCAGATACTCACCGGCATCGAACTCCCCTGCGAAGTGCCGGTCGGAAAAAACTTCCGCATAGACCACTTCGGAGATATCATCATCAGCGGATACGCCCGTTTCGGCGACAACTGCATCATCCGCAACGGCGTTACCGTCGGCCTCAAAAACATCGAAGAAAAAGCCGCGCCCAGCATCGGCAACAACGTCAACATCGGGACCGGAGCCAAACTCCTCGGCAACATAACCATCGGCGACAACGTCGACATCGGAGCAAACGCCGTCGTCATAACATCCATCCCCGACAACTCCCTCGCCGTCGGCATACCGGCAAAGATCATTCCAAAAAAAACACCCGCGACAACCTGAAAACAGCATGCGCAAGCAACCCGCTCAGCTCTATCAACCTGAGAGAGCGGTCATCATAAACTCGCTGATTGACAGCCGCAGAAAGAACGCACGAAAAACATAAAATCTTATAAAAATACAACTTGGCAAAGCACAGCATTCAGGCACGTTTCTTGTATAAAATCAGGACGTGATACACCCCGAAACCGCACGTGCACCATACCCTATGCAGTACTACAGCAGCGCCACAGCCCGAAGAAAACACTCGACACGCACTGCCCGTCCCCTGGTGATCATCTGCGCCGCCATGCACCTGCTGCTCCTGGCCGCCTGCGGCAGCATATCTCCGAAAGAAACCACACAATACGCTCCTCCGGAAAAAGAATTCAAGGCAGACATTCCGAAAAAAACGCAGGAATTCGCCAAACCCTCGACCATAAGAGATCTCACCCCGATCGAACAGTTCAGTTACCGGCTCGGCCCTGGAGACATCCTCAGCGTGCAGGTATGGAGAAGACCGGAGCTTTCACAAGAAAACATCATGGTCTCGCCCGACGGCAACATCGCCATTCCGAGAATCGGCAACATGAACGTGCTCAACCGAACACCGGCCGAAATACAAAAACTTATCACCGCCCGGCTCGAAGTGCTCTACATCAGGCCGGAAATAACCGTTCGAGTCCAGGAATTTCACAACAATAAAGCTTTCGTCCTGGGACGAGTCACCAAACCCGGCGTCGTGAACTTCCCCGGCAGAGGCACCCTGCTCGAAGCGCTCGCACTCGCCGGCGGACTACCCTATCAGGGTAAAGAAACCTTCCTCACCAAATGCGCCATCATCCGGGGCAACGATATCGTCATATGGATCGACCTGCAGGATCTCCTCAAAAACGGAAATATGGCGCTCAACGCATCCATCATGAACAACGACGTCATCTTCATTCCCGAAGCTGAAGATGAAATGATCTACGTCATGGGAGAGGTCATCACCCCCGGTGCCATACAGCTGAAAAGCAGCATGAACGTACTTAAAGCCATCATGCTGGCCGGGGGCATGAACAAGCACGCAAACCCCGAAAAAATCTTCATCATCCGCCAGCAGGACCTCAAAGGAAACGTCATCAGGGTAAACCTGAAAAATCTGCTCGAAAAGGGCGACTTCGCCAAAAACTATACCCTTCTGCCTGAAGACATCGTCTTCGTCAGCCCGAGCGGCATGGCAAAATTCAACTACACCCTCGAAAAACTCATCCCGGCGCTGCAGGTGCTCAACCTCGGTATCGACAACTTCGAATCATTCGGCCTCATGCAGGAATTGCGCAGAAAGCTCTGGGGACAGGAAGGTTTCGTCAATTCCAGCGAATGACCGCCATCATGGACAAAAACGAAACCGTACAAAAAAAAATTGCCGGGAATGCCCTCTCAGGCATGGCAGCCACCAGCTTCTACCTTGTCACGAGGCTGCTGCTCACCCCCTTCCTGCTCAGTCATCTCACCCTGGAGGAATTCGGTCTCTGGTCGCTCTGTTTCATCATCCTGTCCTACGCATCCATGGGAGGATTCGGCGTCAACAGCACCTATATCCGCTACACGGCCCGATACCACGCCGAAGCTCAGGAAGAACAGATCAGCCGGCTGCTCTCAACGGGCATTGCCTACATGCTGGTCTTCTGCCTCATTTTCTGTACTGCGCTCGTCATCAGCATGCCCCTCGTTCATCACATCTTTCACATCGCAGCTGAAAAACGCGCCTCAGCCGCAACCATCTTCATAGGCACGGCAATAGTCTTCAGTCTCGAACTCATACTCGGAGGATTCCGATTCATCATCGCCGGCATGCATGAAATAGCAAAAGAAAAACAGATCGCCACCTTCGCCGGACTTCTTGAAATAGGTGCAATCATCGTCCTGCTGCTCTACGGATTCGGCATCATGGGGCTCCTGTACGCCTATGCGTTACGAGTGATTCTTGAAACCCTCAGCTACCGGAAATACGCAAAAACAAAGCTTCCGCACCTGCGAATATCGACAAAACTGGTAAACCGGGAACACCTGAAACTCTTCTTTGTTTTTGGGGGCAAGGTCCAGGTGCTCGGAGCCGGAGGCATCTTTCTTACAGCGCTCGACAGGCTTTTCGTAACCGCCTATCTCGGACTCGCCTCCGGAGGCTTGCTTGAAATCGGACGGAAACTGCCGTTTACGGCAAAAAAAATCGCCGAATCGGCTTTCGGCCCCTTTCTGCCTGCTGCATCGCATCTTGATGCATCCTGGGAAAAAGAGGTACAAAATGCGCCTGCCACCCGCATACGCACATACGGCAAAATCGCGCTTCTGATGTTCGCTGCGGGATTGACGCCCGTCATCTTTCTACCCTCGGTCGCCGAAAAGCTTCCGTTTCCGTCCCTGACCGCAGCGATACTCTCCGCAGGGGCAGCAACAGCCCTTTTCCTCATACTGAAGAACCAGCGCATAAACGACGAACAGCTCAAGAAAGGCGAACTGAAGCAGCTCTACCTCAATGGCCTCCGCTACACAAACATCATCAGCAGCACGATATTCGCCTATCTTGCCGCCTCGGCCATGCCGCTGATCATCGCCTGGGTCGGTCCGCAATACCGCGAAGCCGCGATAATCATGATATGCCTCTCGATAGCATACGCCGCTCAACTCTCAACCGGCCCTGGCAACATGATCTTCCGCGGCATCAACAGGAACGGCCGGGAATTCGAATACATGCTCGCGCAGCTCGTGCTCATACTGCTCTGGCTTCCTGCAGCAATCAAATCCTGGGCACTGATAGGCGCAGCAGCCTCTCTTGCCGCAGCCTCGACAACCAGCGCACTGTTTTTCTTCTGGAGAAGCAACTACACCTTTCAGACAACCTTTCGGGAAATCTTGGGCCATACGCTGCTGCCTGCTCTCGTTCCGCTCGTACCGGCATCACTTGTTTATGCGGCAACCTCACTGTTCCCCGCAGAAAACCGACTCGCAGCCATCATTACCATCCTGATTTCCGGCACGCTCTACCTTCTTCTGACCGTCGCCATGCTATGGATCATGGTTCTCACTCATGACGAAAAACAAAAGGCAGGCGTGCTGCTCCGGTTTACTTCGATCAGCAGAAGCAAGAACCAATGATAAACGACCAACAGGCAAGAGAGCCGCTACCATACGGCAAGCCATCGAAATCCTTCGATATAAAAGGATTTCTCAAACGATACGGACTGCTGCTTCTGGTCATAGGCTCATTTCTCTTCACCATAACGGTACCGATCGTCCTCCTCATAGGAAAACCCAACTATGAGGTCAAAGCCCTTATGCGCATCGACCCGGTCATTCCATCCCTCATCACGAAAAGCGACGACCCTTCCATCATCAACTACTATCAGGACTATGCCAGGACCCAGGCAAAAAGAATGGTCGAATTCAGCGTTCTGAAAAAAACCGTCGAAAAACTCACCCCCGACGAAAAAGCCGCAGTCCTGCCGGCCACGCTCCCTGCCGACAAATGCGCGACGATTCTCGGCTTCATCATCAAAGTCACCCCGGTCAACGGCACGCACCTCATCGAAATAAGTGCTTCGAGCCCGAAAAAAGAAGGACTTGCGCCGCTTGTCAACAACTTCATGGAGGTATTTCT comes from Chlorobium limicola DSM 245 and encodes:
- a CDS encoding lipopolysaccharide biosynthesis protein, producing MDKNETVQKKIAGNALSGMAATSFYLVTRLLLTPFLLSHLTLEEFGLWSLCFIILSYASMGGFGVNSTYIRYTARYHAEAQEEQISRLLSTGIAYMLVFCLIFCTALVISMPLVHHIFHIAAEKRASAATIFIGTAIVFSLELILGGFRFIIAGMHEIAKEKQIATFAGLLEIGAIIVLLLYGFGIMGLLYAYALRVILETLSYRKYAKTKLPHLRISTKLVNREHLKLFFVFGGKVQVLGAGGIFLTALDRLFVTAYLGLASGGLLEIGRKLPFTAKKIAESAFGPFLPAASHLDASWEKEVQNAPATRIRTYGKIALLMFAAGLTPVIFLPSVAEKLPFPSLTAAILSAGAATALFLILKNQRINDEQLKKGELKQLYLNGLRYTNIISSTIFAYLAASAMPLIIAWVGPQYREAAIIMICLSIAYAAQLSTGPGNMIFRGINRNGREFEYMLAQLVLILLWLPAAIKSWALIGAAASLAAASTTSALFFFWRSNYTFQTTFREILGHTLLPALVPLVPASLVYAATSLFPAENRLAAIITILISGTLYLLLTVAMLWIMVLTHDEKQKAGVLLRFTSISRSKNQ
- a CDS encoding STAS domain-containing protein; amino-acid sequence: MTITETTGSTHTIVTICGTLDASTAPDFRNSPAIADPSRTVVIDLERMDFLDSSGLGALVGVLRRKQEANATILLSCMNPPVRKVFDITGTCKLFHIFDDTDAANDYAATYHRGR
- a CDS encoding ATP-binding protein, producing the protein MNSSNITITLPGELRFIRLASKIASDTASLFTETRKTEAENWEFAHAFELAVSEAFTNAVVHAKKQAAALPVTITFTLEERKLTLAMRDSNAPFSTRTPSPDPENYPENGYGLLLIRTVMDSVTLTRENDTNIITMSKTL
- a CDS encoding glycosyltransferase family 2 protein; translation: MVTIVIVSYNTREILQNCLETLYRGSGSTDMEVFVVDNDSRDDSARMVHETFPQVRLIANSSNLGFAAANNQAFALAGGRYIILLNPDAYVGPTSIQNAVTFMDQNPRCGLCGGKIISPEGKLEPSARRFPSPLSKLLTLSGLSGRFPGSPILNRHEFGGFAHDRPLEVDWVPGTFTIIRKKMLEEIGEFDERFFIYYEETDLCLRAKKAGWKIYFIPDAEVMHIGGACSKTRKDKTFDTGASQVLSFRMRSEWLYYRKNYGIIALAGSSGAEIGWYALRYLKNLLILSPEAPRKRAAAASTISQILRSLKETKLGTLSPQTPW
- a CDS encoding polysaccharide biosynthesis/export family protein, which gives rise to MIHPETARAPYPMQYYSSATARRKHSTRTARPLVIICAAMHLLLLAACGSISPKETTQYAPPEKEFKADIPKKTQEFAKPSTIRDLTPIEQFSYRLGPGDILSVQVWRRPELSQENIMVSPDGNIAIPRIGNMNVLNRTPAEIQKLITARLEVLYIRPEITVRVQEFHNNKAFVLGRVTKPGVVNFPGRGTLLEALALAGGLPYQGKETFLTKCAIIRGNDIVIWIDLQDLLKNGNMALNASIMNNDVIFIPEAEDEMIYVMGEVITPGAIQLKSSMNVLKAIMLAGGMNKHANPEKIFIIRQQDLKGNVIRVNLKNLLEKGDFAKNYTLLPEDIVFVSPSGMAKFNYTLEKLIPALQVLNLGIDNFESFGLMQELRRKLWGQEGFVNSSE
- a CDS encoding serine O-acetyltransferase, producing the protein MNHFADIRHDLETYDGQWGCQGFWVMIVYRFGRWRYTIKSPILRKPFSLIYKLLYKTVQILTGIELPCEVPVGKNFRIDHFGDIIISGYARFGDNCIIRNGVTVGLKNIEEKAAPSIGNNVNIGTGAKLLGNITIGDNVDIGANAVVITSIPDNSLAVGIPAKIIPKKTPATT